Proteins encoded by one window of Streptomyces uncialis:
- a CDS encoding helix-turn-helix domain-containing protein codes for MKQASGSGDPHTAPGVPDTESTPGIPDGADDVDARLAIRLAELRAERGWSLGELAERTGISRSTLSRAERAEISPTAALLNRLCAVHGRTMSQLLGEVEALAPQLVRADDQAVWTDPDSGFVRRSVSPPQPGFRAELVEGRLDPGADLRYDRPPVPGLEQHVWVREGTLEITVQGTAHRLGPGDCLRFRVRGATRFTCPGPGAARYTLVVVLP; via the coding sequence ATGAAACAAGCGTCCGGGTCTGGCGACCCCCACACCGCTCCCGGCGTCCCCGACACGGAGAGCACCCCCGGCATCCCGGACGGCGCCGACGACGTGGACGCGCGGCTCGCGATCCGGCTGGCCGAGCTCCGCGCCGAGCGCGGCTGGTCGCTCGGAGAGCTCGCCGAGCGCACCGGGATCAGCCGCTCCACCCTCTCGCGGGCCGAACGCGCCGAGATCAGCCCCACCGCCGCCCTGCTGAACCGGCTCTGCGCCGTCCACGGCCGCACGATGTCCCAGCTCCTCGGCGAGGTCGAGGCGCTGGCCCCGCAACTCGTCCGCGCCGACGACCAGGCCGTGTGGACCGACCCGGACTCCGGCTTCGTACGGCGTTCCGTCTCACCGCCCCAGCCGGGTTTCCGTGCCGAACTGGTCGAAGGGCGCCTCGACCCCGGCGCCGACCTGCGGTACGACCGGCCGCCCGTGCCGGGGCTCGAACAGCATGTCTGGGTGCGGGAGGGAACGCTGGAGATCACCGTGCAGGGAACGGCCCACCGGCTGGGCCCGGGCGACTGCCTGCGGTTCCGGGTACGGGGAGCGACCCGCTTCACCTGCCCCGGACCTGGCGCCGCGCGCTACACGCTGGTGGTGGTGCTGCCATGA
- the tdh gene encoding L-threonine 3-dehydrogenase has product MKALVKDRAEPGLRLMDVPEPAVGPGDVLIKVERTGICGTDLHIRAWDGWARRTISTPLVLGHEFVGVVVRTGPDVQDITPGDRVSGEGHLVCGKCRNCQAGRRHLCRATVGLGVGRDGAFAEYVVLPAANVWVHRVPVDLDVAAIFDPFGNAVHTALSFPLVGEDVLITGAGPIGLMAAAVARHAGARNVVITDISEERLELARKIGVSLALNVGTSTIADGQRQLGLREGFDIGLEMSGRPEAMRDMIANMTHGGRIAMLGLPAEEFAVDWSRIVTSMITVKGIYGREMFETWYAMSVLLEGGLDLAPVITGRYGYRDHEAAFEDAASGRGGKIILDWTD; this is encoded by the coding sequence ATGAAGGCACTGGTCAAGGACCGGGCGGAACCGGGGCTGCGGCTCATGGACGTCCCCGAACCGGCCGTCGGTCCCGGCGATGTCCTCATCAAGGTCGAACGCACCGGGATCTGCGGCACCGACCTCCACATCCGGGCCTGGGACGGCTGGGCCCGGCGGACCATCAGCACCCCCCTCGTGCTCGGCCACGAGTTCGTCGGCGTGGTCGTACGGACCGGCCCCGACGTCCAGGACATCACCCCCGGCGACCGCGTCAGCGGCGAAGGACACCTCGTGTGCGGCAAGTGCCGCAACTGCCAGGCCGGTCGGCGCCATCTGTGCCGCGCCACGGTCGGCCTCGGGGTCGGCCGGGACGGCGCCTTCGCCGAGTACGTGGTCCTGCCCGCCGCGAACGTCTGGGTGCACCGGGTCCCCGTCGACCTCGATGTCGCCGCGATCTTCGACCCGTTCGGCAACGCCGTGCACACCGCCCTGTCGTTCCCGCTGGTCGGCGAGGACGTACTGATCACCGGGGCCGGACCCATCGGGCTGATGGCCGCCGCCGTCGCCCGGCACGCGGGCGCCCGCAATGTCGTCATCACCGACATCAGCGAGGAACGCCTCGAACTCGCCCGGAAGATCGGGGTCAGCCTCGCCCTGAACGTCGGCACGTCCACCATCGCCGACGGACAGCGGCAGCTCGGGCTGCGCGAGGGCTTCGACATCGGCCTGGAGATGTCCGGCCGCCCCGAGGCCATGCGCGACATGATCGCCAACATGACCCACGGCGGCCGGATCGCCATGCTCGGCCTGCCCGCCGAGGAGTTCGCGGTCGACTGGTCCCGGATCGTCACCTCGATGATCACGGTCAAGGGCATCTACGGCCGTGAGATGTTCGAGACCTGGTACGCCATGTCCGTCCTGCTCGAAGGCGGGCTCGACCTCGCCCCGGTGATCACCGGCCGCTACGGCTACCGCGACCACGAGGCGGCGTTCGAGGACGCCGCGAGCGGCCGCGGCGGCAAGATCATCCTCGACTGGACCGACTGA
- a CDS encoding LysR family transcriptional regulator: MIEARRLHILRAVADHRTVTAAAAALYLTPSAVSQQLTALEQETGHRLVDRGARGVRLTPAGEILLRHTHAVLAQLERAEAELAAYGSGAAGTVTVAAFATGIGLVVAPALTRLAVLAPGIGVRVQDAEGDASLTMVLDRQVDIAVAVEYRGAPGADDPRLTRLPLYVEPFDAVVPLAHRLAGAGRIPLAELAKDPWIGPYPGNPCHDVVVLACEHAGFQPRLEHQSDDFRAVVALASAGAGVALVPRSALRGTDLGEVAVRPVDGAAPTRRVFAAVRCGAEEHPLIRPVLAALGSAAPVDETAG, encoded by the coding sequence ATGATCGAGGCGCGGCGGCTGCACATCCTGCGCGCGGTGGCAGACCACCGGACGGTCACCGCCGCCGCGGCCGCGCTCTATCTGACCCCGTCCGCCGTGTCCCAGCAGCTCACCGCCCTGGAGCAGGAGACCGGGCACCGGCTCGTCGACCGCGGCGCGCGGGGTGTCCGGCTCACCCCGGCGGGCGAGATCCTGCTGCGCCACACCCACGCCGTGCTCGCCCAGCTAGAACGCGCCGAGGCCGAACTCGCCGCGTACGGCTCGGGCGCGGCGGGCACGGTCACCGTCGCCGCCTTCGCCACGGGGATCGGTCTGGTGGTCGCCCCCGCCCTCACCCGGCTCGCGGTGCTGGCCCCGGGGATCGGGGTCCGGGTCCAGGACGCCGAGGGCGACGCCAGCCTCACGATGGTCCTGGACCGGCAGGTCGACATCGCGGTGGCCGTCGAGTACCGGGGCGCCCCGGGCGCGGACGACCCCCGGCTGACCCGGCTGCCCCTCTACGTGGAGCCCTTCGACGCCGTGGTGCCCCTGGCCCACCGGCTCGCCGGCGCAGGGCGGATTCCGCTCGCGGAGCTGGCCAAGGACCCGTGGATCGGCCCTTATCCGGGCAACCCCTGCCATGACGTGGTGGTCCTGGCCTGCGAGCACGCGGGGTTCCAGCCCCGCCTTGAGCACCAGTCCGACGACTTCCGCGCGGTGGTGGCCCTCGCGTCGGCGGGCGCCGGGGTCGCCCTCGTGCCCCGCTCGGCGCTGCGCGGGACGGACCTCGGTGAGGTCGCCGTACGCCCGGTCGACGGGGCGGCGCCCACCCGCCGGGTGTTCGCCGCGGTGCGCTGCGGCGCGGAGGAGCATCCGCTGATCCGTCCGGTCCTGGCGGCCCTGGGCAGCGCGGCACCGGTGGACGAGACAGCCGGGTAG
- a CDS encoding GNAT family N-acetyltransferase, with product MTGGRTAVTADVSRLRTGGELLAAAGPLADLLLDTVHAGASLGFLESLDRTGAAEFWRDQASAVDSGLLAVWMARDAEGVTGTIGVRFGDKPNGRHRAEIVKLMVHRRARGQGLGRTLLTAAEQGAARRGARLLHLDTETGSPAERLYRAAGWERAGTIPDYAADPYGKLHPTTLYYKRTGAAGVGGGAEAIAASAGAGAAVGGTDPGAPRGASGARTGAPYA from the coding sequence ATGACGGGTGGTCGTACCGCCGTGACCGCGGACGTGAGCCGGCTGCGCACCGGCGGCGAACTCCTCGCCGCCGCCGGTCCGCTCGCGGACCTCCTGCTGGACACCGTCCACGCGGGCGCCTCACTCGGCTTCCTGGAGTCGCTGGACCGTACGGGCGCCGCCGAGTTCTGGCGCGACCAGGCGTCCGCCGTCGATTCCGGACTGCTCGCCGTCTGGATGGCCCGGGACGCCGAAGGGGTGACCGGCACGATCGGTGTCCGGTTCGGTGACAAACCCAACGGCCGACACCGTGCGGAGATCGTGAAACTGATGGTCCATCGCCGCGCCCGGGGCCAGGGCCTCGGCCGTACGCTGCTCACCGCCGCGGAGCAGGGCGCCGCTCGGCGCGGGGCCCGGCTGCTCCACCTCGACACGGAGACCGGCAGCCCGGCCGAGCGCCTGTACCGCGCGGCGGGTTGGGAGCGCGCCGGCACCATCCCCGACTACGCGGCCGACCCGTACGGGAAGCTGCACCCGACGACGCTGTACTACAAGCGGACCGGCGCGGCGGGCGTGGGCGGGGGAGCGGAAGCGATCGCGGCATCAGCGGGGGCGGGGGCGGCCGTGGGTGGTACGGACCCCGGTGCACCGCGGGGAGCGTCCGGCGCACGGACGGGCGCTCCGTACGCGTAG
- a CDS encoding DUF742 domain-containing protein has product MVAPKDGPWLDEAAGRLVRPYTVSNGRTRPTTALDLMSQVMSTGATPFGYLGPEHAQALALCAGPVSVAEAAAQLRLPVAVTKVLLSDLVDCGALTMKPPALFHNPTDRSLLEAVLDGLRRQL; this is encoded by the coding sequence GTGGTCGCGCCGAAGGACGGTCCATGGCTCGACGAGGCGGCGGGCCGCCTGGTCCGCCCCTACACGGTGAGCAACGGCCGCACCCGTCCCACGACGGCGCTGGACCTGATGTCGCAGGTGATGAGCACCGGCGCCACCCCCTTCGGCTACCTCGGCCCCGAACACGCCCAGGCACTCGCCCTGTGCGCGGGCCCCGTCTCCGTGGCGGAGGCCGCGGCCCAGCTCCGGCTGCCCGTGGCCGTGACCAAGGTGCTGCTCTCCGACCTGGTCGACTGCGGGGCGCTCACCATGAAACCGCCCGCCCTCTTCCACAACCCCACGGACCGGTCCCTTCTGGAGGCAGTGCTCGATGGACTACGACGACAGCTCTGA
- a CDS encoding MFS transporter, translated as MLPVALAAGLLQHGYGTGAVGLAMGSSVGCFAALVIFGGVFADRFSTRLLMIGSDVVRLVSQALAAGLFFAGHVVLWQICVIGAVNGAASAIFQPGVASTVPRLASDVQAANGAIRVAESVAHLAGPALAGLLVAFSSAGGVFVAHAGTYALSAACLLLLRIPGPDPADRARTSGFRSDLVEGWREFRARTWLWGVIAIWCVYMITVAGPAVPLVATEVIQDHGPRAYGLVSSALGAGTVIGGLLALRLRPRHMLRAGSIALFAFAAHPATVGANLGVGAMCAGAVVAGTGLSFWGVMWATSVQTQVQPDVLNRIHAYDVAGSLAMVPVGQALAGPAASAQGGGADAVLLFGGGMALLVPVALLSVPAIRGLIRADPAPGPVTSGGPVAPLGPVDPAAAATGTPGTATDRSAAACGASGGDSKWDKSPADGCPPDRDR; from the coding sequence ATGCTTCCGGTCGCCCTCGCGGCCGGCCTCCTCCAGCACGGGTACGGCACGGGCGCGGTCGGGCTCGCGATGGGGTCGTCCGTCGGCTGCTTCGCCGCGCTGGTCATCTTCGGCGGGGTGTTCGCGGACCGTTTCAGCACCCGGCTGCTGATGATCGGCTCCGATGTCGTCCGTCTCGTCTCCCAGGCACTGGCCGCCGGCCTCTTCTTCGCCGGGCATGTCGTGCTCTGGCAGATATGTGTGATCGGCGCGGTGAACGGCGCCGCGTCCGCGATCTTCCAGCCCGGCGTCGCCAGTACGGTGCCCCGGCTGGCCTCCGACGTCCAGGCGGCGAACGGCGCGATCCGGGTCGCCGAGTCCGTGGCCCATCTCGCGGGCCCCGCCCTCGCGGGACTGCTCGTCGCGTTCTCCTCGGCGGGCGGTGTCTTCGTCGCGCACGCCGGGACCTACGCGCTCAGCGCGGCATGCCTGCTCCTCCTGCGGATACCGGGCCCCGATCCCGCCGACCGTGCCCGTACCTCGGGCTTCCGCAGCGATCTGGTCGAGGGCTGGCGGGAGTTCCGGGCCCGCACCTGGCTGTGGGGCGTCATCGCCATCTGGTGCGTCTACATGATCACCGTGGCGGGACCGGCCGTGCCCCTGGTGGCCACCGAGGTGATCCAGGACCACGGCCCCCGCGCGTACGGCCTGGTGAGCTCCGCCCTCGGCGCCGGAACGGTGATCGGCGGGCTGCTCGCCCTGCGGCTGCGGCCCCGGCACATGCTCCGGGCCGGAAGCATCGCGCTGTTCGCCTTCGCCGCCCACCCGGCGACGGTCGGCGCGAACCTCGGGGTCGGCGCCATGTGCGCCGGAGCCGTCGTCGCGGGCACGGGGCTGTCGTTCTGGGGCGTGATGTGGGCGACCAGCGTGCAGACCCAGGTCCAGCCCGATGTGCTGAACCGCATCCACGCGTACGACGTCGCCGGTTCCCTCGCCATGGTGCCCGTCGGGCAGGCCCTCGCCGGTCCCGCTGCCTCCGCCCAGGGCGGAGGAGCGGACGCGGTGCTGCTCTTCGGCGGAGGCATGGCCCTGCTCGTCCCCGTCGCGCTGCTGTCGGTACCCGCGATCCGCGGGCTGATACGCGCCGATCCGGCACCGGGTCCGGTCACCTCGGGCGGCCCGGTCGCCCCGCTGGGCCCGGTCGACCCCGCCGCGGCGGCCACCGGCACACCCGGCACGGCGACGGACCGGTCGGCCGCCGCGTGCGGGGCGTCCGGGGGCGACAGCAAGTGGGACAAGAGCCCGGCGGACGGCTGCCCCCCGGACCGCGACCGGTAA
- a CDS encoding GTP-binding protein, giving the protein MDYDDSSDPFPTALKILVAGGFGVGKTTFVGAVSEIAPLSTEELLTTVSAATDSLEGVENKTQTTVAMDFGRITLDAEHVLYLFGTPGQERFWFMWDELSEGALGAVILADTRRLEECFPAVDFFEQRGMAFILAVNEFDGSHRYDPDEVRAAIDLDPEVPVVRCDARISSSGVQTLLTLVQHLIAYAPAHPAGHEART; this is encoded by the coding sequence ATGGACTACGACGACAGCTCTGACCCCTTCCCGACAGCGCTCAAGATCCTGGTCGCGGGAGGCTTCGGGGTCGGCAAGACGACCTTCGTGGGTGCCGTCAGCGAGATCGCGCCGCTGAGCACCGAGGAACTCCTCACCACGGTCAGCGCGGCGACCGACAGCCTGGAGGGGGTCGAGAACAAGACCCAGACGACCGTGGCCATGGACTTCGGCCGGATCACCCTGGACGCGGAACACGTCCTGTACCTGTTCGGCACCCCCGGCCAGGAACGCTTCTGGTTCATGTGGGACGAACTCTCCGAAGGCGCGCTCGGCGCGGTGATCCTCGCGGACACCCGCAGGCTGGAGGAGTGCTTCCCCGCCGTCGACTTCTTCGAACAGCGGGGGATGGCCTTCATCCTCGCCGTCAACGAGTTCGACGGCTCCCACCGCTACGACCCCGACGAGGTCCGCGCGGCCATCGACCTGGACCCGGAGGTGCCCGTCGTCCGCTGCGACGCGCGGATCTCCAGCTCCGGGGTCCAGACCCTGCTCACGCTCGTCCAGCACCTCATCGCCTACGCCCCGGCGCACCCGGCGGGGCACGAGGCACGTACATGA
- a CDS encoding GAF domain-containing protein, with the protein MRYEPAVRPLPFLMTPVDREAPERARRLRALGLGSAPDPVFDRFADRLAEVTGAPFALVNFIDEHEQFLSGLHTPDGRSSRALGAAPGPEGSAPGRRMSRDRGFCPYVVVRRKALVLGDVRDYPRFAGNPVVDDTGVRSYLGAPLIDRTGIALGTVSVADTEPRPWGRPGLETIKAMAAELADEIRHREDGLL; encoded by the coding sequence ATGAGGTACGAGCCGGCCGTCCGGCCGCTGCCCTTCCTGATGACCCCGGTCGACCGGGAGGCGCCCGAACGGGCCCGGCGGCTGCGGGCGCTGGGCCTCGGCAGCGCGCCCGACCCGGTGTTCGACCGGTTCGCGGACCGGCTCGCCGAGGTCACCGGGGCCCCGTTCGCGCTCGTCAACTTCATCGACGAGCACGAGCAGTTCCTGTCCGGGCTGCACACCCCCGACGGCCGCTCGTCCCGGGCGCTCGGGGCCGCGCCCGGCCCGGAGGGCTCGGCCCCGGGCCGCCGGATGTCGCGCGACCGCGGCTTCTGCCCGTACGTCGTCGTCCGGCGCAAGGCCCTCGTCCTCGGGGACGTCCGCGACTATCCCCGGTTCGCCGGGAACCCCGTGGTCGACGACACCGGGGTGCGCTCGTACCTGGGCGCCCCGCTCATCGACCGGACGGGGATCGCGCTCGGCACCGTGAGCGTGGCGGACACCGAACCCCGCCCCTGGGGACGGCCCGGACTGGAGACCATCAAGGCCATGGCCGCGGAACTGGCGGACGAGATCCGCCACCGGGAGGACGGCCTGCTGTGA
- a CDS encoding glycine C-acetyltransferase — protein MFDSVRDDLRATLDEIRAAGLHKPERVIGTPQSATVGVVAGARPGEDTPAVREVLNFCANNYLGLADHPDVVAAAHRALDRWGYGMASVRFICGTQEVHKELEARLSAFLGQEDTVLYSSCFDANGGVFETLLGPEDAVISDALNHASIIDGIRLSKARRFRYANRDLADLEQQLKDASDARRRLIVTDGVFSMDGYVAPLDAICDLADRYDAMVMVDDSHAVGFTGPGGRGTPALHGVSDRVDIITGTLGKALGGASGGYVAARAEIVALLRQRSRPYLFSNTLAPVIAAASLTVLDLLESADDLRTRLADNTALFRSRMTAEGFDILAGDHPIVPVMIGDAAEAARIAELLLDRGVYVIGFSYPVVPQGRARIRVQLSAAHSTEDVDHAVDAFVAARAELARERSAV, from the coding sequence ATGTTCGACTCCGTGCGTGACGACCTGCGTGCCACCCTCGACGAGATCCGCGCCGCCGGACTGCACAAGCCCGAACGCGTCATCGGCACCCCGCAGTCCGCGACGGTGGGCGTCGTCGCGGGCGCCCGGCCGGGCGAGGACACCCCCGCCGTCCGCGAGGTGCTGAACTTCTGCGCCAACAACTACCTGGGCCTCGCGGACCACCCCGATGTCGTCGCCGCCGCCCACCGCGCGCTCGACCGCTGGGGCTACGGCATGGCCTCGGTCCGCTTCATCTGCGGCACCCAGGAGGTCCACAAGGAACTGGAGGCCCGGCTGTCGGCGTTCCTCGGCCAGGAGGACACCGTCCTGTACTCCTCCTGCTTCGACGCCAACGGCGGCGTCTTCGAGACCCTGCTCGGCCCGGAGGACGCCGTCATCTCCGACGCCCTCAACCACGCCTCCATCATCGACGGCATCCGGCTCTCCAAGGCCCGCCGCTTCCGCTACGCCAACCGCGACCTCGCCGACCTGGAGCAGCAGCTCAAGGACGCGTCCGACGCCCGGCGCCGACTGATCGTCACCGACGGCGTGTTCTCCATGGACGGCTACGTGGCACCCCTGGACGCCATCTGCGACCTCGCCGACCGCTACGACGCCATGGTCATGGTCGACGACTCGCACGCCGTCGGCTTCACCGGACCCGGTGGCCGCGGCACCCCCGCCCTGCACGGTGTCTCCGACCGCGTCGACATCATCACCGGCACCCTCGGCAAGGCACTCGGCGGAGCCTCCGGCGGCTATGTCGCCGCACGCGCCGAGATCGTCGCCCTGCTGCGCCAGCGCTCCCGCCCGTACCTCTTCTCCAACACACTCGCCCCCGTCATCGCCGCCGCCTCCCTCACGGTCCTCGACCTGCTGGAGTCCGCCGACGACCTGCGGACCCGGCTCGCCGACAACACCGCCCTGTTCCGCTCGCGGATGACGGCCGAGGGCTTCGACATCCTCGCCGGGGACCACCCCATCGTGCCCGTCATGATCGGGGACGCCGCCGAGGCCGCCCGTATCGCGGAACTGCTGCTCGACCGGGGCGTGTACGTGATCGGCTTCTCGTACCCGGTTGTCCCCCAGGGCCGCGCCCGCATCCGGGTCCAGCTCTCCGCGGCGCACTCCACCGAGGACGTCGACCACGCGGTCGACGCGTTCGTGGCCGCCCGCGCGGAGCTGGCGCGGGAGCGTTCGGCGGTCTGA
- a CDS encoding transketolase family protein: MDTMRDRFAPVVSALLDEDPRVAVVLAAIGVDGFVEAARRHPDRVIDVGIREQLLIGTGAGLALAGLRPVVHTFASFLVERPFEQVKLDFGHQGVGGVLVSAAGSFDWPSGGFTHMSPGDVALMDTLDGWTVHVPGHPDEAETLLRHAVAAGDDKVYVRLSVQSNAAAFPVDGRGFHLVREGGRGVVLAVGTMLDHVLAATEGLDVTVLYATTVRPFDARTLHRAALAATGGTGTPDVVVVEPYLAGTSTAAVAEALVEVPHRVLGLGVGRRELRRYGTIEEHVAAHGLDARSLRERISGFLGTGGSGNGPGGGSGGDTGEESVRD, from the coding sequence ATGGACACGATGCGTGACCGCTTCGCCCCGGTCGTCTCCGCACTGCTGGACGAGGACCCCAGGGTCGCGGTCGTCCTCGCCGCGATCGGGGTGGACGGCTTCGTGGAGGCCGCCCGCCGCCACCCGGACCGGGTGATCGATGTCGGGATTCGCGAACAGCTCCTCATCGGCACGGGCGCGGGACTGGCGCTGGCCGGGCTGCGGCCCGTCGTCCACACCTTCGCGAGCTTCCTGGTGGAGCGGCCGTTCGAGCAGGTCAAGCTGGACTTCGGGCACCAGGGTGTGGGGGGCGTGCTGGTCAGCGCGGCGGGCTCCTTCGACTGGCCGTCCGGGGGGTTCACCCATATGTCACCCGGGGATGTCGCGCTGATGGACACCCTCGACGGCTGGACCGTGCACGTCCCCGGCCACCCCGACGAAGCCGAGACCCTGCTCAGGCACGCCGTCGCCGCGGGCGACGACAAGGTCTATGTACGGCTGTCGGTCCAGTCCAACGCGGCGGCGTTCCCCGTGGACGGACGGGGGTTCCACCTCGTGCGGGAGGGCGGCCGGGGTGTGGTGCTCGCCGTCGGCACCATGCTGGACCACGTCCTGGCGGCCACGGAGGGCCTGGACGTCACGGTGCTGTACGCCACGACCGTGCGCCCCTTCGACGCGCGGACCCTGCACCGGGCCGCGCTGGCCGCCACCGGTGGGACGGGGACCCCGGACGTCGTGGTCGTGGAGCCGTATCTGGCGGGAACCTCGACCGCCGCCGTGGCGGAGGCCCTGGTGGAGGTGCCGCACCGGGTGCTCGGGCTGGGCGTGGGCCGCCGTGAGCTGCGCCGCTACGGCACGATCGAGGAGCATGTGGCCGCGCACGGGCTGGACGCCCGCTCCCTGCGCGAGCGGATCTCCGGATTCCTCGGCACCGGCGGTTCCGGGAACGGTCCTGGCGGAGGTTCCGGTGGAGACACCGGTGAGGAGTCCGTACGAGACTGA
- a CDS encoding transketolase codes for MTTATGAEGRDTAGAGYGFGDLDRLMGLLTGDEKHGPAATSTLDALWVLYDRVLRVSPATADAPERDRFLLSKGHGPMAYYAVLAAKGFVPVEWLPGFGAYDSPLGHHPDRMLVPGAEIGSGSLGHGLPLAVGTALGLRARGLTDPAVWVLVGDAELDEGSNHEAIAFAGPAGLDRLHTVVIDNASARYGRPGGIAARFEAGGWSAVTVDGRDHEALYAAFTAPHPGRPHAVIARVDPRS; via the coding sequence ATGACGACTGCGACGGGCGCCGAGGGGCGCGACACGGCCGGGGCCGGTTACGGATTCGGGGACCTCGACCGGCTCATGGGGCTGCTGACCGGGGACGAGAAGCACGGTCCGGCCGCCACCTCCACACTGGACGCCCTGTGGGTGCTGTACGACCGGGTGCTACGGGTCTCCCCCGCGACCGCCGACGCACCGGAGCGGGACCGCTTCCTGCTGTCCAAGGGGCACGGGCCCATGGCGTACTACGCGGTACTGGCGGCGAAGGGGTTCGTGCCCGTGGAGTGGCTGCCCGGGTTCGGCGCGTACGACTCGCCGCTCGGCCATCATCCGGACCGGATGCTGGTGCCCGGGGCCGAGATCGGCAGCGGATCACTGGGGCACGGCCTGCCGCTCGCGGTGGGCACCGCGCTCGGGCTGCGGGCACGGGGGCTGACGGACCCCGCGGTCTGGGTACTGGTCGGGGACGCGGAGCTGGACGAGGGCAGCAACCACGAGGCGATCGCCTTCGCGGGCCCCGCCGGGCTCGACCGGCTGCACACCGTGGTGATCGACAACGCGTCCGCCAGGTACGGCCGTCCCGGCGGGATCGCCGCCCGTTTCGAGGCCGGAGGGTGGTCGGCGGTGACCGTCGACGGCCGTGATCACGAGGCCCTGTACGCCGCTTTCACCGCCCCGCACCCCGGGCGCCCGCACGCGGTGATCGCCCGCGTCGACCCCCGCAGCTGA
- a CDS encoding roadblock/LC7 domain-containing protein: protein MASDAHTGQASDLDWLMSGLVQRVPHTRSAVLLSSDGLVKSVHGLDPDGADHMAALASGLYSLGRSAGARFGDGGDVRQVVVELDATLLFVSTAGSGTCLAVLAGREADAAVLGYEMAMLVKSVRPYLATAPRLSSVRVDSPAMRP from the coding sequence ATGGCGAGCGACGCGCACACCGGCCAGGCATCCGATCTCGACTGGCTGATGAGCGGTCTGGTCCAGCGTGTGCCCCACACCCGCAGCGCGGTCCTGCTGTCCTCCGACGGTCTGGTCAAGTCGGTGCACGGCCTCGACCCGGACGGCGCCGACCACATGGCCGCGCTGGCGTCCGGGCTCTACTCCCTCGGCCGCAGCGCCGGTGCCCGCTTCGGCGACGGCGGGGACGTACGGCAGGTGGTCGTCGAACTCGACGCCACCCTGCTGTTCGTGTCCACCGCCGGATCAGGCACCTGCCTCGCGGTCCTCGCCGGTCGGGAGGCGGACGCCGCCGTCCTCGGCTACGAGATGGCGATGCTGGTCAAGAGCGTCCGGCCCTATCTGGCGACCGCCCCCCGGCTGTCCTCCGTCCGCGTCGACTCCCCGGCGATGAGGCCGTGA
- a CDS encoding MmcQ/YjbR family DNA-binding protein: MPDADDVRRIALSFPDTTEKTAWSMPTFRVAGKMFATLPEKETSMAVRCPKAERDELVLAEPGKFWVADHEAFSAWVRVRLSALEDDGELTDILADSWRQAAPHRLLEAHPGLGLASQ, encoded by the coding sequence ATGCCGGACGCTGATGATGTACGCCGTATCGCCCTCTCCTTCCCGGACACCACGGAGAAGACCGCCTGGAGCATGCCCACGTTCCGGGTCGCGGGCAAGATGTTCGCCACCCTCCCGGAGAAGGAGACCTCCATGGCCGTGCGCTGCCCCAAGGCCGAGCGGGACGAACTGGTGCTGGCCGAGCCCGGGAAGTTCTGGGTCGCGGACCATGAGGCGTTCTCCGCCTGGGTCCGGGTGCGGCTGTCCGCCCTGGAGGACGACGGTGAACTGACGGACATCCTCGCCGACTCCTGGCGGCAGGCCGCTCCGCACCGCCTGCTGGAGGCCCACCCCGGTCTGGGCCTCGCCTCGCAGTGA